The sequence GCAGGCCAAAAAACCTTTCATATCCGAAGTACCTCTTGCGTAAAGCTTATCATCCTCTTGTGTTAACCTAAAATCTGGTTTAGACCACAGCTGCCCTTTGGTGGGCACAACATCCATATGTCCAGATAAAATGATACCGCCATCTTCTTCTGGTCCAATACGACAATGGATACTTACCTTATCTTCTGATGCATTAAATACTTGATGGTAGTCAATGTTATTACTTTGCAACCAGTTTGAGATGTACTCGGCTATAGATAAATTACTCTGACCACCCAAAACAGAAAACGCAACCAAATCGCCAAGAATTGAAATGGCACTGTCAAGTGTATTTTGAGTGTTCTTTTCCATCATCTTATTTAGGTGTTTAATAGGCCATTAAGTAAAATTATGATGAGCGATAATGGCAATATCCATAGTAAAACTACCTTCCAAAAACTATGTAGTTTTAGGGTTTTTGTTCCTTCCAATAGATGACCTCTTAGCTTTTTGTACCCAATTATATGTCCCGCAAAAAGGACCGTTAGCAATCCTCCCAAAGGCAATAGTATGGTACTGGTTGTATAGTCCAATATCTCAAAGACCGTTTTTCCGAATATTAGTAAAGGATCATCAGTATAAGAAAAGACCGCTGCAATAGAAACTAATAGGATACTACCAATTACAGATAACAAGGCCGCATTGTTTGATAATTTATACCTGTCCTTAAAACTATCTTTTAAACCTTGTACCGCTGAGATAAGGGAGCTAAATCCTGCTAAAAACAACAGTAGAAAAAACACAGCTCCAACCGCCCACCCATATTCCAGTTTATGGAATACTGTAGCCATGGTTACAAAAATTAGATTAGGTCCTGAATCTGGGCTAAGGTTGAAACTAAAAATAGCAGGGAACAACATCAGCCCTGAAAGAAATGCAAAAAAGGTATCTGCCAATACAATCCAGATTGTACTGCTTACAAGATTATCTTTGGTATTGGTATAACTACCAAAAACAAAGGTAACCGCCATTCCTACTCCGACAGAGAAGAAAAGCTGCCCCATAGCACTCATAATTACTTTAAAATTTATTTTGGAGAAATCAGGTGACAGAAGCCAACGATAACCCTCTAACGCCCCATCTAAGGTGGCAGCCCAAATGGACAATCCCAATATTAAAACCACCAAGCCAAACATCATGCCTTTGGCATAACGTTCTAAACCTGATTTTAGACCTTGTCTTATTACAAAAAAAACAGCAATCATAATCGCAAACGTTACGGCAATGACCACAGATAGGTTGGATGCAACTTGGTCAAAATGTCCAGAAATACTTGAAATTGGTAGTTTTGAGATTTCCCCAGATAAGCACTCCCAAAGGTATATGCCTATCCATGCCATGATCATGATATAGAAACCCATAATTAATATACATGCTATGGCACCCAACCAACCTATACTGTTCCAAAAAGGCTTTTTTCCGAGTTTTCCAAAACCAAGCAGTACCGTAGTTTTGGACATACGTCCCAAAGCAATTTCAATAGTTAATATGGGAATGCCCACAAGAAGAATTAAAACAAGATAAACCAACAGAAAAGCCGCACCTCCACCTTCACCTGCAACATAAGGAAACCTCCAAACATTGCCTAAACCAATTGCGAATGCAGAGGTGGTAATGATAAAGGAAAATTTACTGCTCCATCGATTGTTGGACATACATTGATGATTTTTAAAATTTTAACCCTTTTGATATAATCAAGTTAGTTTGAAAGGTTTTCAAAACTTTTAATCTTTAGAAAATATCTTGCGATAGGAATCAATACAATGAATGTATGAAAAATAATTAAAATTGCAATATTAAAAATGTTATTTGTTAAAAAGCAATACTAATAATGCTTATTTTGTTGTTTTAAGCTACAGTTGTTTTAATTATTTCGTTTCTTGTGACTTATGAAAACAATAAATGACATTGACTTATCAAAACTCTCTAAAAAGAGACGGTTAATAATTCAATATGCTTTGGATTATCCTGATAAAGTAGTTTTAATGAGAATGGAGGAACTTGGAGACAAGTTAAACGTTAACCCAGCTACTGTTGTGAAAGCTTGCAAGGCCATTGGCCTTAATGGTTTTTACGAGTTGAAAGAACTTTTAAAGAATGAGGTTCAACTTACTAGGGTGGATTCCATTTTCAATTCAATGATCAAAGAGGTTCGTGCCCACTCTAATCCACAAAAAGTGGCACAAGATGCCATACTTGGTGACATTATGATGCTTCAAAAAACCTATGATACCATTGATTTTGAAGTAATAGAGAAAATTGCAAATGCAATTATCAATTCAAAACAGACCTATATTATTGGATTGGGACATATAGGATTAGTCGCCAATTATATGGAACGAATTTGCAGGTCTGCCGTACCTCAAATACATGCTAGTACAGAATACCATGGAGAACTTTTCTTGAACATGGCCCATTTTTCAGAAGAAGATGTTGTGATTGGTATATGCTTGGACAAATGCCAAAACCAAACTATCAATGCTCTAAGAATCGCTAAAACGGAAAAGAAAGCAACAACCGTATCCATTGTAGATAGCGACCTTTCTCCCTTAATCGAATGTAGTGATCACCATATCTCAATTAACAGTTCCAATAGTTTTTACTTTGGCAGCATGGTTGGAGCTTTTTGTATTGTAAATGCTATTTTTTATAGTATTGCCAATATCCTAAAACCAGAAACGGTTTCACACTTCAAATTTTTTAGAACCATGTCCGAAAAGGAAAATGTTTATAAAATCTAGCTACTCTGGACAGTAAGTCAATACTTGCTCATGATTGCCCACAAAACCTTCAAAAGAAACTATCAAATTTAACTTACTCCATTATCTACTCAACCGTCTCCAAACTGTTCTGTATTTGGGCTTTTTTGTCCTCTGGACTATATTTAAGTGCAAGTTCAAAAGCCTTTCTGGCCTCTTTTTTTCTTTCAAGTAATTTAAGCGCATTTCCTCTGTTGAAATGTGCCCGCCAATATGTGGAATTTTTCTTTATGGACTGTCCAAATACATATTCCGCCTTATTGTAATTCTTTTCTTTTAAAAGTCTTCGGCCATAGCGCTCCAAATACACATCACTTCCAACCTCAATAGCTCTTTCTATTGCTTTTTCAGCTGCAGCGTCATCTCCCAATTGTTTTAACAATTTAGCCTTAACATCCCAATTAGAAAAGTTCTCTTGAAACTGGATGGATTTATTGACCCATTCAAGTGCTTCCTGGGTGTTAATTTTATGTTCTGCACAATAATCTGCCGCCTGGCACCAACTGAACCATTCCCAATACGCATCTGAACGCAATTGCTTTCTAATATTATCCAATGCTAGTTCATTTATATTGAGCGTCATACTTAATTCAGCGCTTTTATCCGCCCAACTTAAAACAATGGAAGCCGTGCCTCGGTCACGTTTCCTAAAGTCAAAACTTAACCATTCTCTCATTTCAGAACCATTTTGAACCGGTACCGTTACGCGCAATGCATCTTCATCTTCTTGATAAAAGTAGCTCCCCCAAGAAGTATAATTTTCTGAAAAAATAAAAGTCCATTGACTCTCTTCTGGAAGTAAGTGAAGCCCATAACTCCCAGCTGCCAATTTTTGTCCTTCAATTTCAATATCGTCCGTAACCGTGAAGATGGTATTTTCATTGGCTCCTGCTCGCCATACTTTACCATACGGAACCATCTTTCCCCAAACCTCTCTACCTCTTGCACCTGGACTATGATAATTAATTGTGATATCTGTATAACCAATACGTTGCGTAATAATGGACTGTTGACTTTTATCCGGCAGAGTAATGGGGTTATGAATATTAAAATGCTGAGCACCTACATCTACTATTAAAAAGGAAAAAACTAAGGCAGCTAAATAAAATTTAGAATTCTTCATTGCAGAATTTTTGGTTGATTTTGAATTGAATTAGTTGAAATCACTTCTCAAAACTAACAAAAAGCCACTTTGAATGATTATTTAATAAATCTTAATGTTCTAATTTGGTTTGAATGGTAACATTTTTCAAAATCTGGTCTCCTACAAAAAACTGATAAAAAGCAAACCAAATCGATGAAAAACAGTCCTAATGTGAACTTTCCACTGTTTCATTGATTCGCAATTGGATATTCCTATATTGGGAAGTCGAAACAAAAATTCAAGCAATTAAAAATGTTGGATAAAGATTTTACATCTAATCGGTACTCGGCCATTCTAGGGAATTTGAAAGACAATAATTACTTGACCCAAAGTGATGTTGATGTTCTGCTAAAAGATTTGGTTGCAAACAATTCTGTAATGCTTACAAATGTTGGCGACGAAAAAGCAGAAATAGTCAGGAGAGCCCTGTTTGCAAACAACAATCGTAAAAATTATAGATAAACCAAGATTGATATTTTTTTACTTGTGTTTATTAGTTCCAAATTGGTTGGAAACAATTCCACATAAACCAGTGTTCAAGAAAATATTCCCATCAAAATCTAGGAAAAGGTATGAAAATGAAAAACCCCTATTTTTCATAGAGGTTTTATCTTTGTGATCGCAGCAGGATTCGAACCTGCGACCGTCTGCTTAGAAGGCAGTTTTATTATATTGATTATTAGTATTTTATAAAGTAATGTTTCGTAAGAATTTCGAAATATGTTTTAAAACTCCTAGTTTATCCTCTTCTTTTTTCGTAAATTAGGGGTGTGGAAGCCAAGAAGATCTCAAGTGAATATCTTGATAAGATAAAAGATTTACCGACTTATACAGAGCATCTTACTTCTGAGATATGCCAATCCATGAATTCTAAAATTGAAGAGTTGGTTTTGGAAGGATTGAAAAGAAAAGGCTTTGAGTTCGATGATAAATTGTCGCTTGAAAAATTTGTCACGACTAGATGTAGAGTAGAAGATAATAAGGAATTTCAAGAAAAAACTTATTTCGTGGACAACACCCCATTTTTTCTGCATAAGTATAGATTAACATCTAACCAAGGTTTAGGTATAGGATTTAAAGGTCAT is a genomic window of Flagellimonas sp. CMM7 containing:
- a CDS encoding MurR/RpiR family transcriptional regulator, yielding MKTINDIDLSKLSKKRRLIIQYALDYPDKVVLMRMEELGDKLNVNPATVVKACKAIGLNGFYELKELLKNEVQLTRVDSIFNSMIKEVRAHSNPQKVAQDAILGDIMMLQKTYDTIDFEVIEKIANAIINSKQTYIIGLGHIGLVANYMERICRSAVPQIHASTEYHGELFLNMAHFSEEDVVIGICLDKCQNQTINALRIAKTEKKATTVSIVDSDLSPLIECSDHHISINSSNSFYFGSMVGAFCIVNAIFYSIANILKPETVSHFKFFRTMSEKENVYKI
- a CDS encoding sodium-dependent transporter; protein product: MSNNRWSSKFSFIITTSAFAIGLGNVWRFPYVAGEGGGAAFLLVYLVLILLVGIPILTIEIALGRMSKTTVLLGFGKLGKKPFWNSIGWLGAIACILIMGFYIMIMAWIGIYLWECLSGEISKLPISSISGHFDQVASNLSVVIAVTFAIMIAVFFVIRQGLKSGLERYAKGMMFGLVVLILGLSIWAATLDGALEGYRWLLSPDFSKINFKVIMSAMGQLFFSVGVGMAVTFVFGSYTNTKDNLVSSTIWIVLADTFFAFLSGLMLFPAIFSFNLSPDSGPNLIFVTMATVFHKLEYGWAVGAVFFLLLFLAGFSSLISAVQGLKDSFKDRYKLSNNAALLSVIGSILLVSIAAVFSYTDDPLLIFGKTVFEILDYTTSTILLPLGGLLTVLFAGHIIGYKKLRGHLLEGTKTLKLHSFWKVVLLWILPLSLIIILLNGLLNT
- a CDS encoding DUF2911 domain-containing protein; the encoded protein is MKNSKFYLAALVFSFLIVDVGAQHFNIHNPITLPDKSQQSIITQRIGYTDITINYHSPGARGREVWGKMVPYGKVWRAGANENTIFTVTDDIEIEGQKLAAGSYGLHLLPEESQWTFIFSENYTSWGSYFYQEDEDALRVTVPVQNGSEMREWLSFDFRKRDRGTASIVLSWADKSAELSMTLNINELALDNIRKQLRSDAYWEWFSWCQAADYCAEHKINTQEALEWVNKSIQFQENFSNWDVKAKLLKQLGDDAAAEKAIERAIEVGSDVYLERYGRRLLKEKNYNKAEYVFGQSIKKNSTYWRAHFNRGNALKLLERKKEARKAFELALKYSPEDKKAQIQNSLETVE